A genomic segment from Vanacampus margaritifer isolate UIUO_Vmar chromosome 3, RoL_Vmar_1.0, whole genome shotgun sequence encodes:
- the tbx1 gene encoding T-box transcription factor TBX1 isoform X2, which produces MDDGGPLSPRANAFSIASLICAAEQAGNAAFDKPSAGLDKPDGNKQSCCTMHYSTVTREMEAFATSSLSSLNTPGGYHLSPSPGDPYTQHEAHFEPCPAAQPNYSYASQQAPPSDPAGTPCSSSSSNSTPNSKSIVKKNPKVANINVQLEMKALWDEFNQLGTEMIVTKAGRRMFPTFQVKIFGMDPMADYMLLMDFLPVDDKRYRYAFHSSSWLVAGKADPATPGRVHYHPDSPAKGAQWMKQIVSFDKLKLTNNLLDDNGHIILNSMHRYQPRFHVVYVDPRKDSEKYAEENYKTFVFEETRFTAVTAYQNHRITQLKIASNPFAKGFRDCDPEDWPRNHRPGSLPIMSAFARTRNPMSSPLQQNGTEKDDSRREYEREPGGTPIHADPAHQLMSRVLSPALPVPGGLHAVPLTGGRPSPPHDLRPDPHSLPPDTLHHHPYKYPSTYEHYLGAKTRPSPYPLPSIRGHTYHHHMNPATANMYSATSGPVNYDYGPR; this is translated from the exons ATGGACGACGGTGGTCCCCTCTCTCCCAGGGCAAATGCTTTCAGTATTGCCTCTCTGATTTGCGCTGCAGAGCAAGCAGGAAACGCCGCGTTTGACAAGCCGAGCGCCGGCCTGGACAAACCAGACGGGAACAAGCAGAGCTGCTGCACAATGCATTACAGCACTGTCACCCGGGAAATGGAAG CCTTCGCGACCAGCAGCCTGAGCAGCCTCAACACCCCGGGGGGATACCACCTGTCCCCCTCCCCCGGGGACCCTTACACCCAACACGAGGCCCACTTTGAGCCCTGCCCGGCCGCTCAGCCCAACTACAGCTACGCGAGCCAGCAGGCCCCGCCGAGCGACCCCGCCGGGACCCCTTGCTCGTCGTCCTCGTCCAACTCCACGCCCAACAGCAAGAGCATCGTCAAGAAGAACCCCAAAGTGGCCAATATTAACGTCCAGCTGGAGATGAAGGCCTTGTGGGACGAGTTTAATCAGCTGGGCACCGAAATGATCGTCACCAAGGCGGGGAG GCGAATGTTTCCAACATTTCAAGTGAAAATATTCGGGATGGATCCCATGGCGGACTATATGTTACTAATGGACTTCTTGCCAGTAGACGACAAACGTTACAG GTATGCGTTCCACAGCTCCTCGTGGCTTGTGGCGGGCAAAGCTGACCCGGCGACCCCGGGAAGGGTCCACTACCACCCGGACTCGCCGGCCAAAGGCGCCCAATGGATGAAGCAGATCGTTTCTTTTGACAAACTCAAACTCACGAATAACCTCCTCGACGATAACGGACAT ATCATTCTGAACTCGATGCACCGCTACCAGCCCAGGTTCCACGTGGTCTACGTGGACCCTCGCAAGGACAGCGAGAAGTACGCAGAAGAGAATTACAAAACGTTTGTTTTTGAGGAAACTCGCTTCACGGCGGTCACGGCCTACCAGAACCATCGG ATCACCCAGCTGAAGATCGCCAGTAACCCATTTGCAAAAGGCTTCCGGGACTGTGACCCAGAGGATTG GCCCAGGAATCACAGGCCCGGCTCCCTGCCAATAATGAGTGCTTTTGCCAGAACAAGAAACCCGATGTCATCTCCTCTTCAGCAGAACGGCACAGAGAAAG ATGACAGCAGGCGGGAATACGAGCGAGAGCCCGGCGGCACCCCAATCCACGCTGACCCGGCTCACCAGCTGATGTCCCGCGTCCTCAGTCCCGCCCTGCCCGTCCCGGGAGGCCTCCACGCCGTCCCGCTCACCGGCGGCCGCCCGAGTCCTCCGCACGACCTCCGGCCAGACCCTCACAGCCTGCCCCCGGACACCCTGCACCACCATCCCTACAAGTACCCCAGCACCTATGAACACTACCTGGGAGCCAAGACCAGGCCGTCCCCTTACCCTTTGCCCAGCATCAGAGGACACACGTACCACCACCACATGAACCCGGCCACAGCTAACATGTACTCGGCTACCAGTGGGCCCGTAAACTACGACTATGGGCCCAGATAA
- the tbx1 gene encoding T-box transcription factor TBX1 isoform X1 → MDDGGPLSPRANAFSIASLICAAEQAGNAAFDKPSAGLDKPDGNKQSCCTMHYSTVTREMEAISSPWLTQLSHFCDVAAFATSSLSSLNTPGGYHLSPSPGDPYTQHEAHFEPCPAAQPNYSYASQQAPPSDPAGTPCSSSSSNSTPNSKSIVKKNPKVANINVQLEMKALWDEFNQLGTEMIVTKAGRRMFPTFQVKIFGMDPMADYMLLMDFLPVDDKRYRYAFHSSSWLVAGKADPATPGRVHYHPDSPAKGAQWMKQIVSFDKLKLTNNLLDDNGHIILNSMHRYQPRFHVVYVDPRKDSEKYAEENYKTFVFEETRFTAVTAYQNHRITQLKIASNPFAKGFRDCDPEDWPRNHRPGSLPIMSAFARTRNPMSSPLQQNGTEKDDSRREYEREPGGTPIHADPAHQLMSRVLSPALPVPGGLHAVPLTGGRPSPPHDLRPDPHSLPPDTLHHHPYKYPSTYEHYLGAKTRPSPYPLPSIRGHTYHHHMNPATANMYSATSGPVNYDYGPR, encoded by the exons ATGGACGACGGTGGTCCCCTCTCTCCCAGGGCAAATGCTTTCAGTATTGCCTCTCTGATTTGCGCTGCAGAGCAAGCAGGAAACGCCGCGTTTGACAAGCCGAGCGCCGGCCTGGACAAACCAGACGGGAACAAGCAGAGCTGCTGCACAATGCATTACAGCACTGTCACCCGGGAAATGGAAG CCATATCCAGCCCGTGGCTGACGCAGCTGTCCCATTTTTGCGATGTTGCAGCCTTCGCGACCAGCAGCCTGAGCAGCCTCAACACCCCGGGGGGATACCACCTGTCCCCCTCCCCCGGGGACCCTTACACCCAACACGAGGCCCACTTTGAGCCCTGCCCGGCCGCTCAGCCCAACTACAGCTACGCGAGCCAGCAGGCCCCGCCGAGCGACCCCGCCGGGACCCCTTGCTCGTCGTCCTCGTCCAACTCCACGCCCAACAGCAAGAGCATCGTCAAGAAGAACCCCAAAGTGGCCAATATTAACGTCCAGCTGGAGATGAAGGCCTTGTGGGACGAGTTTAATCAGCTGGGCACCGAAATGATCGTCACCAAGGCGGGGAG GCGAATGTTTCCAACATTTCAAGTGAAAATATTCGGGATGGATCCCATGGCGGACTATATGTTACTAATGGACTTCTTGCCAGTAGACGACAAACGTTACAG GTATGCGTTCCACAGCTCCTCGTGGCTTGTGGCGGGCAAAGCTGACCCGGCGACCCCGGGAAGGGTCCACTACCACCCGGACTCGCCGGCCAAAGGCGCCCAATGGATGAAGCAGATCGTTTCTTTTGACAAACTCAAACTCACGAATAACCTCCTCGACGATAACGGACAT ATCATTCTGAACTCGATGCACCGCTACCAGCCCAGGTTCCACGTGGTCTACGTGGACCCTCGCAAGGACAGCGAGAAGTACGCAGAAGAGAATTACAAAACGTTTGTTTTTGAGGAAACTCGCTTCACGGCGGTCACGGCCTACCAGAACCATCGG ATCACCCAGCTGAAGATCGCCAGTAACCCATTTGCAAAAGGCTTCCGGGACTGTGACCCAGAGGATTG GCCCAGGAATCACAGGCCCGGCTCCCTGCCAATAATGAGTGCTTTTGCCAGAACAAGAAACCCGATGTCATCTCCTCTTCAGCAGAACGGCACAGAGAAAG ATGACAGCAGGCGGGAATACGAGCGAGAGCCCGGCGGCACCCCAATCCACGCTGACCCGGCTCACCAGCTGATGTCCCGCGTCCTCAGTCCCGCCCTGCCCGTCCCGGGAGGCCTCCACGCCGTCCCGCTCACCGGCGGCCGCCCGAGTCCTCCGCACGACCTCCGGCCAGACCCTCACAGCCTGCCCCCGGACACCCTGCACCACCATCCCTACAAGTACCCCAGCACCTATGAACACTACCTGGGAGCCAAGACCAGGCCGTCCCCTTACCCTTTGCCCAGCATCAGAGGACACACGTACCACCACCACATGAACCCGGCCACAGCTAACATGTACTCGGCTACCAGTGGGCCCGTAAACTACGACTATGGGCCCAGATAA